A section of the Streptomyces sp. NBC_01591 genome encodes:
- a CDS encoding aldo/keto reductase, translating to MSQVPSITLNNGVEMPQLGFGVWQVPDDEAAKAVATAIESGYRSIDTAAIYENERGTGRAIAASGVAREELFVTTKLWNSEQGYDSTLRAFDASLDKLGLEYVDLYLIHWPVPAKDAYIDTYKAFEKIRTDGRAKAIGVSNFLPEHLGRLLGETSVVPVINQIELHPQLQQAESRAFHAKHGIATEAWSPLGQGKGLLEVPTVVAIARKHNRTPAQVVLRWHIQTGNVVIPKSVTPSRIVENLDVFGFELDADDLAAFAALDEGKRLGPNPGEFNLGA from the coding sequence GTGAGCCAGGTCCCCTCCATCACTCTGAACAATGGCGTCGAGATGCCGCAGCTCGGTTTCGGTGTCTGGCAGGTGCCGGACGACGAGGCCGCGAAGGCGGTCGCCACGGCCATCGAGTCCGGGTACCGGAGCATCGACACCGCCGCGATCTACGAGAACGAGCGGGGCACCGGCCGGGCGATCGCGGCCTCCGGTGTCGCCCGCGAAGAGCTGTTCGTCACCACGAAGCTGTGGAACTCCGAGCAGGGCTACGACTCGACCCTGCGCGCCTTCGACGCCTCGCTCGACAAGCTGGGGCTGGAGTACGTCGATCTGTACCTGATCCACTGGCCGGTGCCGGCCAAGGACGCGTACATCGACACGTACAAGGCCTTCGAGAAGATCCGCACCGACGGCCGCGCAAAGGCCATCGGTGTCTCGAACTTCCTCCCGGAGCACCTGGGGCGCCTGCTCGGCGAGACCTCCGTGGTCCCGGTGATCAACCAGATCGAGCTCCACCCGCAGCTCCAGCAGGCCGAGTCGCGCGCCTTCCACGCCAAGCACGGCATCGCGACCGAGGCCTGGTCGCCGCTGGGCCAGGGCAAGGGTCTCCTGGAGGTCCCGACAGTTGTCGCGATCGCCCGGAAGCACAACCGCACCCCCGCCCAGGTGGTGCTCCGCTGGCACATCCAGACCGGCAATGTGGTGATCCCTAAGTCCGTGACGCCGTCCCGGATCGTGGAGAACCTCGACGTGTTCGGCTTCGAGCTGGACGCCGACGACCTGGCCGCGTTCGCCGCACTGGACGAGGGCAAGCGCCTCGGCCCGAACCCCGGTGAGTTCAACCTCGGCGCCTGA
- a CDS encoding Tat pathway signal sequence domain protein, with the protein MTNLSRRALFGAAVGGAVAVTAGLPVTAHAASWKLRWSPSASSGGLGAFETVEDDRADSHPAGQPHILAEGDNFRFNMHTVDRDTSADRQRQEVTGLRTGGSSYLKWLPGETWRVTYRMYIPGSLKATTSFTHIMQMKQPGTGTSPIVVQSLRRVNGVQTIELKLAIADILVGRTDLVPLQNKWIDVDFRITIGDGASGSVRWILKDGAATVIDRSESGVDTLLADRVRPKWGIYRSLGDTSGSLQDTHLLLTRMRGYQLV; encoded by the coding sequence GTGACGAACCTTTCCAGGCGTGCGCTGTTCGGTGCGGCAGTCGGCGGCGCCGTCGCCGTCACCGCGGGGCTCCCCGTCACCGCGCACGCGGCGAGTTGGAAGCTGCGCTGGTCGCCCTCGGCGAGCAGCGGCGGACTCGGCGCCTTCGAGACCGTCGAGGACGACCGGGCCGATTCCCATCCGGCCGGGCAGCCGCACATCCTCGCCGAGGGGGACAACTTCCGGTTCAACATGCACACCGTCGACCGGGACACCTCGGCGGACCGTCAGCGCCAGGAGGTTACCGGGCTGCGCACCGGCGGGAGTTCGTACCTCAAGTGGCTGCCCGGGGAGACCTGGCGGGTCACGTACCGCATGTACATTCCCGGCTCGCTGAAGGCGACCACCAGCTTCACCCACATCATGCAGATGAAGCAGCCGGGCACCGGTACCTCGCCGATCGTCGTGCAGTCCCTGCGTCGGGTGAACGGCGTGCAGACCATCGAGCTCAAGCTGGCCATCGCCGACATCCTCGTAGGCCGCACCGACCTCGTACCGCTGCAGAACAAGTGGATCGACGTCGACTTCCGGATCACGATCGGTGACGGTGCGTCGGGTTCGGTCCGCTGGATCCTGAAGGACGGGGCGGCCACCGTCATCGACAGGTCGGAGTCCGGCGTCGACACGCTCCTCGCCGACCGGGTCCGTCCCAAATGGGGTATCTACCGGTCGCTCGGCGACACCTCGGGATCGCTGCAGGATACCCATCTCCTGCTCACCCGGATGCGCGGGTACCAACTGGTCTGA
- a CDS encoding glycosyl hydrolase family 8 gives MAALTGLSCLFLPLLGHLPKAYAATDPYEAENATLSQAAVATNRTGYSGTGFVDYTNVAGSSVEFTVNATAGSTSLAVRYANGTTTDRPLDISVNGTVVASGVSFGGTGSWDTWATKTISAQLVAGTNTVRASATTANGGPNLDHLDIGTPATGGPAVPFGSHTFPYAAGMLKPSGSQSTIDQAVLKTYNAWKSAFVRKNCGNGWYEVISPDADHPYVAEAQGYGMVVTATMAGADPEAKTVFDGLVKYMLAHPSVNNANLLAAEQDASCKSVDGSDSATDGDLDVAYGLLLADKQWGSTGTYDYKDLAVKHINAIKKSEVNPTTHLMLFGDWSDSGESHYWMTRSSDWMIDHFRAFRTATGDSTWDTVRTAHQNLITSQQSKYASGTGLLADFVVNTNTTAKPAPGEVLESPNDGDYSWNACRDPWRIGADAVTSGDSASLASARKLNSWIKAKTGGDPDKIASGYHLNGSVFDSGNDMAFTAPFAVTALTDSGSQAWLDALWNKLATTSIDPDLYYGGSVQLQSMIVASGNYWVP, from the coding sequence GTGGCCGCCCTCACAGGCCTCAGCTGTCTGTTCCTGCCCCTGCTGGGCCACCTCCCGAAGGCCTATGCCGCCACGGACCCGTACGAGGCCGAGAACGCGACCCTGTCCCAGGCCGCCGTTGCGACGAACCGCACCGGCTACTCCGGCACCGGCTTCGTCGACTACACCAACGTGGCCGGATCCTCGGTGGAGTTCACGGTGAACGCCACCGCGGGCAGCACATCGCTGGCCGTCCGCTATGCCAACGGAACCACCACCGACCGCCCGCTGGACATCAGTGTGAACGGTACGGTCGTTGCCTCCGGCGTCTCGTTCGGCGGGACAGGGTCCTGGGACACCTGGGCGACGAAGACCATCAGCGCACAGCTCGTCGCCGGGACCAACACCGTCCGGGCGTCCGCGACCACGGCGAACGGCGGCCCCAACCTCGACCACCTCGACATTGGGACTCCCGCCACCGGTGGTCCCGCGGTGCCCTTCGGCAGTCACACATTCCCCTACGCCGCAGGGATGCTGAAGCCCTCGGGCTCGCAGTCGACGATCGACCAGGCCGTGCTCAAGACATACAACGCCTGGAAGTCCGCGTTCGTCAGGAAGAACTGCGGCAACGGCTGGTACGAGGTCATCTCGCCGGACGCCGACCACCCCTACGTCGCCGAGGCCCAGGGCTACGGAATGGTCGTCACCGCGACGATGGCGGGGGCCGACCCGGAGGCGAAGACCGTCTTCGACGGCCTGGTCAAGTACATGCTCGCGCACCCCTCGGTGAACAACGCCAACCTCCTCGCCGCCGAGCAGGACGCCTCCTGCAAGAGCGTCGACGGTTCCGACTCGGCGACCGACGGGGACCTCGACGTCGCCTACGGGCTGCTCCTCGCCGACAAGCAGTGGGGATCCACCGGCACGTACGACTACAAGGACCTCGCGGTCAAACACATCAACGCCATCAAGAAGAGCGAGGTCAACCCGACCACGCACCTGATGCTGTTCGGTGACTGGTCGGACTCGGGTGAATCCCACTACTGGATGACCCGCTCCTCGGACTGGATGATCGACCACTTCCGCGCCTTCAGGACCGCCACCGGTGACAGCACCTGGGACACCGTGCGCACGGCACATCAGAACCTGATCACCTCCCAGCAGTCCAAGTACGCCTCCGGTACGGGCCTGTTGGCGGACTTCGTCGTCAACACCAACACCACGGCCAAGCCCGCCCCGGGCGAGGTGCTCGAAAGCCCCAACGACGGCGACTACTCCTGGAACGCCTGCCGCGACCCGTGGCGCATCGGCGCCGACGCCGTCACCAGCGGGGACAGCGCCTCGCTCGCCTCGGCCCGCAAGCTCAACTCCTGGATCAAGGCCAAGACGGGCGGGGACCCGGACAAGATCGCCAGTGGCTACCACCTGAACGGTTCGGTGTTCGACAGCGGCAACGACATGGCGTTCACCGCCCCGTTCGCCGTGACCGCGCTGACCGACTCCGGCTCCCAGGCCTGGCTCGACGCGCTCTGGAACAAGCTCGCCACCACGTCGATCGACCCGGATCTCTACTACGGCGGGAGCGTCCAGCTCCAGTCGATGATCGTCGCATCCGGTAACTACTGGGTTCCCTGA
- a CDS encoding PQQ-dependent sugar dehydrogenase yields the protein MQTGTLTTPRGRMAALTAVLLCTTLVQAVPQSAAAAATRYEAESATIVEGAAESNHSGYSGTGFVNGDNVVGSYVEFTVTAASAGTGKIAIRYSNGTADARPADVAVGGTVVSAARAFNATTDWNTWATSTLTTPVKAGSNKIRLTSTTANGLPNLDYLDVTVTSSDTEAPTAPTAPSCSEITENSLTLNWGAATDDVGVVAYDIYEHGNNLGEAPGATTTKNLTGLTPDTTYNLTLFARDAAGNVSSVSPIVDCTTLRSSDTTAPSAPGTLSASGLTANSAVLNWGASTDDKAVTGYEVRSGSTVYKTVTGTPPATTSTLTGLACASPYTLDVVAKDAAGNASPPSNTVTFTTPDCATDGGVPSGIATVSGGWSIPWGTYWMPDGKTALVTERDSFKVLKATPDGTRTQVGTVPNAVTTDGEGGLLGVAVDPKWSTNHYVYFMHTASEGNRVARMTYDGSSLSGYTVLLQGIKKSRYHNGGRLAFGPDGYLYASTGEAQTPDLAQDKNSLNGKILRMTTDGKAAPGNPFGNYVYSYGHRNPQGLAFDRNGRLWEAEFGDSKKDELNLIKPGKNYGWPICEGTCTTEGMTNPKKTWNISEASPSGIAIVRNVIYMAALKGERLWRVPINGDTENLGTPSAYYVGTYGRLRTVTKVPGQDQLWLSTTNCDNKGNEPDGSDKLFRVSIT from the coding sequence ATGCAGACCGGAACGCTCACCACGCCACGAGGCAGAATGGCCGCCCTCACGGCCGTGCTGCTCTGTACCACCCTGGTGCAGGCCGTCCCGCAGTCGGCCGCCGCGGCCGCCACCCGGTACGAGGCGGAGTCCGCGACGATCGTCGAGGGCGCCGCCGAGTCCAACCACTCCGGCTACTCGGGCACCGGATTCGTCAACGGCGACAACGTCGTCGGCAGCTATGTGGAGTTCACCGTCACCGCGGCCTCCGCCGGTACCGGCAAGATCGCCATCCGGTACTCCAACGGCACGGCGGACGCCCGGCCCGCCGACGTCGCCGTGGGCGGCACGGTCGTCTCGGCCGCCCGCGCCTTCAACGCCACCACCGACTGGAACACCTGGGCCACCTCTACCCTGACCACCCCGGTCAAGGCGGGCAGCAACAAGATCCGGCTGACGTCCACGACGGCCAACGGGCTGCCCAACCTCGACTACCTCGACGTCACCGTCACCTCGTCCGACACCGAGGCACCCACCGCACCCACAGCGCCCAGCTGCTCGGAGATCACCGAGAACAGCCTCACGCTCAACTGGGGTGCCGCCACGGACGACGTGGGTGTCGTCGCGTACGACATCTACGAACACGGCAACAATCTCGGCGAGGCACCGGGCGCCACCACCACGAAGAACCTGACCGGGCTCACCCCCGACACCACGTACAACCTCACACTGTTCGCGCGTGACGCGGCCGGCAACGTCTCATCGGTCAGCCCGATCGTGGACTGCACCACCCTGCGCAGCTCCGACACCACCGCACCCTCGGCACCCGGCACCCTGTCCGCCTCGGGCCTCACCGCGAACAGCGCCGTCCTGAACTGGGGGGCGTCGACGGACGACAAGGCCGTCACCGGCTACGAGGTACGCAGCGGCAGCACCGTCTACAAGACCGTGACCGGCACTCCGCCCGCCACCACGAGCACGCTCACCGGGCTCGCCTGCGCCAGCCCGTACACCCTGGACGTCGTCGCCAAGGACGCGGCGGGCAACGCCTCACCGCCGAGCAACACGGTCACCTTCACCACCCCGGACTGCGCCACCGACGGCGGTGTGCCGTCCGGCATCGCCACCGTCTCCGGCGGCTGGTCCATCCCCTGGGGCACGTACTGGATGCCCGACGGCAAGACCGCGCTGGTGACCGAACGGGACAGCTTCAAGGTCCTCAAGGCCACCCCCGACGGCACCAGGACCCAGGTCGGGACCGTACCCAATGCCGTCACGACCGACGGCGAGGGCGGCCTGCTCGGCGTCGCCGTCGACCCGAAGTGGTCCACCAACCACTACGTGTACTTCATGCACACCGCGTCCGAGGGCAACCGCGTCGCACGCATGACCTACGACGGCAGTTCGCTCAGCGGCTACACGGTCCTGCTCCAGGGGATCAAGAAGAGCAGGTACCACAACGGCGGGCGGCTCGCCTTCGGCCCCGACGGCTACCTGTACGCGTCGACCGGCGAGGCGCAGACCCCCGACCTCGCCCAGGACAAGAACTCGCTGAACGGCAAGATTCTGCGAATGACCACGGACGGCAAGGCCGCCCCCGGCAACCCGTTCGGCAACTACGTCTACAGCTACGGTCACCGCAACCCCCAGGGTCTCGCCTTCGATCGCAACGGCCGGCTGTGGGAGGCGGAGTTCGGCGACAGCAAGAAGGACGAGCTCAACCTCATCAAGCCGGGCAAGAACTACGGCTGGCCGATCTGCGAGGGCACCTGCACCACCGAGGGCATGACCAACCCGAAGAAGACCTGGAACATCTCCGAGGCCTCGCCCAGCGGGATCGCCATCGTCCGCAATGTCATCTACATGGCCGCTCTGAAGGGCGAACGGCTGTGGCGGGTGCCGATCAACGGTGACACCGAGAACCTCGGCACACCGAGCGCGTACTACGTCGGTACGTACGGCAGGCTGCGCACGGTCACCAAGGTGCCCGGCCAGGACCAGCTCTGGCTCTCCACCACCAACTGCGACAACAAGGGCAACGAACCCGACGGCTCGGACAAGTTGTTCCGCGTCTCGATCACGTAG
- a CDS encoding AMP-dependent synthetase/ligase, whose product MAAAPLVGGLADVVFDHAEEDPHQVALGRKDANGNWRDVTAAAFRDEVLALAKGLIAHGVRFGDRVALMSRTRYEWTLFDLALWTVGAQSVPVYPTSSAEQVLWMLHDAEVSAVMVEHEDHAMTIASVIDRLPGLKRLWQLDAGAVPELIDAGADVEDAVVHRHRRAVTPESVATVIYTSGTTGRPKGCVLTHANFMFETDTMVARWKSVFRSRPGDEAATLLFLPLAHVFGRMVEVAAIRGRVKLGHQPELSAKALMPDLVSFRPTFILAVPYIFEKVFNAARRKAEAEGRIGPFDKAVDIAVKYAEAMEARAFGTGPGPSAGLRMQHQFFDKVVYKKVREAMGGRIRHAMSGGSGMERQLGLFFEGAGVTVYEGYGLTESTAAATANPPERTRYGTVGLPIPGTTVHIAEDGEVWVHGGNVFAGYLGDPKATEAVLREGWLATGDLGSLDEDGYLTITGRKKEILVTSGGKSVAPAGLEERVRAHPLVAQCIVVGNDRPYIAALVTVDQEAVDHWLSMQGRAPLKPEDLVRDPDVEMEVRRAVVAANTAVSQAESIRTFRILAHPFSEEHGLLTPSLKLKRRAIETAYAAEVDALYR is encoded by the coding sequence ATGGCGGCCGCGCCCCTCGTGGGCGGCCTGGCCGATGTGGTCTTCGACCATGCCGAGGAGGACCCGCACCAGGTCGCGCTCGGCCGCAAGGACGCGAACGGAAACTGGCGGGATGTCACCGCTGCGGCCTTCCGTGACGAGGTGCTGGCGCTGGCCAAGGGGCTGATCGCCCACGGCGTCAGGTTCGGCGACCGGGTGGCCCTGATGTCCCGTACGCGCTACGAGTGGACGCTCTTCGATCTCGCGCTGTGGACGGTCGGCGCCCAGTCCGTACCCGTCTATCCGACGTCCTCCGCCGAGCAGGTGCTGTGGATGCTGCACGACGCCGAGGTGTCGGCCGTCATGGTCGAGCACGAGGACCACGCGATGACGATCGCCTCGGTGATCGACCGGCTGCCCGGACTCAAGCGGCTCTGGCAGCTGGACGCCGGCGCGGTGCCCGAGCTGATCGACGCGGGGGCGGACGTCGAGGACGCGGTGGTGCACCGCCACCGCCGCGCGGTGACGCCCGAGTCCGTGGCGACCGTCATCTACACCTCGGGGACGACGGGACGCCCCAAGGGCTGTGTGCTCACGCACGCCAATTTCATGTTCGAGACGGACACCATGGTCGCCCGCTGGAAGTCGGTCTTCCGCTCCAGGCCGGGTGACGAGGCGGCGACCCTGCTCTTCCTGCCGCTGGCCCATGTCTTCGGCCGGATGGTCGAGGTCGCGGCGATCCGCGGCCGGGTGAAGCTGGGCCACCAGCCGGAGCTGTCGGCCAAGGCGCTGATGCCGGATCTGGTGTCCTTCCGCCCGACGTTCATCCTGGCGGTTCCGTACATCTTCGAGAAGGTGTTCAACGCCGCCCGGCGCAAGGCCGAGGCAGAGGGCCGGATCGGGCCGTTCGACAAGGCCGTGGACATCGCGGTGAAGTACGCCGAGGCGATGGAAGCGCGGGCGTTCGGGACCGGTCCGGGGCCGTCCGCCGGGCTGCGGATGCAGCACCAGTTCTTCGACAAGGTCGTGTACAAGAAGGTGCGCGAGGCGATGGGCGGCCGGATCCGGCACGCCATGTCCGGCGGTTCGGGGATGGAGCGGCAGCTGGGACTGTTCTTCGAGGGCGCGGGCGTCACGGTGTACGAGGGGTACGGGCTGACCGAGTCGACCGCGGCGGCCACGGCCAATCCGCCGGAACGCACCAGGTACGGCACGGTCGGGCTGCCGATCCCGGGGACGACCGTGCACATCGCCGAGGACGGAGAGGTGTGGGTGCACGGCGGCAACGTGTTCGCCGGCTATCTCGGCGACCCGAAGGCCACCGAAGCGGTGCTGCGCGAGGGCTGGCTGGCCACTGGGGATCTGGGCTCGCTCGACGAGGACGGCTATCTGACGATCACCGGGCGGAAGAAGGAGATCCTGGTGACGTCGGGCGGCAAGAGTGTGGCGCCGGCCGGTCTGGAGGAGCGGGTGCGGGCGCATCCGCTGGTCGCGCAGTGCATCGTGGTCGGCAACGACCGGCCGTACATCGCGGCCCTGGTCACGGTCGACCAGGAGGCGGTGGACCACTGGCTCTCGATGCAGGGGCGGGCACCGCTGAAGCCGGAGGACCTGGTGCGCGATCCGGACGTGGAGATGGAGGTCCGGCGGGCGGTGGTGGCCGCCAACACGGCGGTCTCCCAGGCCGAGTCGATCCGTACGTTCCGGATCCTGGCGCATCCCTTCAGCGAGGAGCACGGTCTGCTCACCCCGTCGCTGAAGCTGAAGCGCAGGGCGATCGAGACGGCGTACGCGGCGGAGGTCGACGCGCTGTACCGCTGA
- a CDS encoding LysR substrate-binding domain-containing protein yields MYDPAQLRTFLAVAQTLSFTQAARRLGVRQSTVSQHVRRLEDAAGRQLFTRDTHRVDLTVDGEAMLGFARTILTAHERAAAFFTGTRLRGRLRFGASEDFVLTRLPEILESFRRDHPEVELELTVELSGTLHQRLAAGRLDLVLAKRRAGDTHGELVWQDALTWIGAPQLRIDPDRPVPLILFPPPGITRARALEVLEEHGRSWRIACTSTSLSGLIAAAHAGLGVMAHSRGLIPPGLAPVPARAGLPELGGVDFVLSHGRRHDGAHEAADALAAAILAGGDRLIRGVGAMGSISGRDGA; encoded by the coding sequence ATGTACGACCCCGCGCAGCTCCGTACCTTTCTCGCCGTCGCCCAGACGCTGAGTTTCACCCAGGCCGCCCGTCGGCTGGGGGTGCGGCAGTCCACGGTGAGCCAGCATGTGCGGCGCCTGGAGGATGCGGCGGGGCGGCAGCTGTTCACCCGGGACACGCACCGGGTCGATCTCACCGTGGACGGCGAGGCGATGCTCGGCTTCGCCCGGACGATACTCACGGCCCATGAACGGGCCGCGGCCTTCTTCACCGGCACCCGGCTGCGCGGGCGGCTGCGGTTCGGGGCCTCCGAGGACTTCGTGCTGACCAGGCTGCCGGAGATCCTGGAGTCGTTCCGCCGCGATCACCCGGAGGTCGAACTGGAGCTGACGGTGGAGCTCTCCGGGACACTGCATCAGCGTCTCGCGGCCGGCCGGCTCGATCTGGTGCTCGCCAAGCGGCGCGCCGGTGACACACACGGCGAGCTGGTCTGGCAGGACGCGCTGACCTGGATCGGCGCGCCGCAGCTGCGGATCGACCCGGACCGTCCGGTTCCGCTGATCCTCTTTCCGCCGCCGGGCATCACCCGGGCCCGCGCCCTGGAGGTCCTGGAGGAGCACGGCCGGTCCTGGCGGATCGCCTGCACCAGCACCAGCCTGAGCGGGCTGATCGCGGCGGCCCACGCGGGGCTGGGCGTGATGGCCCACAGCCGGGGGCTGATCCCGCCGGGCCTGGCGCCGGTGCCGGCCAGGGCGGGTCTGCCGGAGTTGGGCGGGGTGGACTTCGTCCTGTCGCACGGACGGCGCCACGACGGTGCGCATGAGGCCGCGGATGCCCTGGCGGCAGCGATCCTGGCAGGCGGCGACCGGCTGATCCGGGGCGTCGGCGCGATGGGGTCGATCAGCGGCCGGGACGGCGCATGA
- a CDS encoding bile acid:sodium symporter family protein — MSRRTLKLPSWLPLDPYILALIGTVVLAAILPASGTAADVAGGASTGAVAFLFFLYGARLSTAEALDGLKHWRLHLTVLIFTFVAFPLLGLASRGLVPYVLTPQLYSGFLFLCLVPSTIQSSIAFTSIARGNVPAAICAGSFSSIAGIFLTPLLAATLLGNSGGGFSADALLRIGVQLLLPFVAGQLLRRWIGGFITRHKKVLGYVDRGSILLVVYTAFSEGMVAGIWHQVTPARLGALLGAEALLLALMLVLTWYGAKRLGFDREDRIAIQFAGSKKSLASGLPMASVLFGAQASLAVLPLMLFHQMQLMVCAVIAKRRSRDAQEASPASGAVSREPAAVS, encoded by the coding sequence ATGAGCCGCCGCACCCTGAAGCTGCCGTCCTGGCTGCCGCTCGACCCGTACATCCTGGCGCTGATCGGCACCGTCGTGCTCGCGGCGATACTGCCCGCGTCGGGGACCGCCGCGGATGTGGCGGGCGGTGCCTCCACCGGAGCGGTCGCCTTCCTCTTCTTCCTGTACGGCGCCCGGCTCTCCACCGCCGAGGCACTGGACGGACTCAAGCACTGGCGGCTCCATCTCACCGTGCTGATCTTCACCTTCGTGGCGTTCCCGCTGCTCGGGCTGGCAAGCAGGGGGCTCGTTCCGTACGTCCTGACGCCGCAGCTCTACAGCGGCTTCCTCTTCCTCTGCCTCGTCCCGTCGACCATCCAGTCGTCGATCGCCTTCACCTCGATCGCCCGCGGCAACGTGCCCGCGGCGATCTGCGCGGGCTCCTTCTCCTCGATCGCCGGGATCTTCCTCACCCCGCTGCTCGCGGCCACCCTGCTCGGCAACAGCGGCGGCGGATTCTCGGCGGACGCGCTGCTGAGGATCGGGGTCCAGCTGCTGCTGCCGTTCGTCGCCGGGCAACTGCTGCGCCGCTGGATCGGTGGCTTCATCACCCGCCACAAGAAGGTCCTCGGCTACGTCGACCGCGGCTCGATCCTGCTCGTCGTCTACACGGCCTTCAGCGAGGGCATGGTCGCGGGCATCTGGCACCAGGTCACCCCGGCCCGGCTCGGGGCCCTGCTCGGCGCCGAGGCGCTGCTGCTCGCGCTGATGCTCGTGCTGACCTGGTACGGGGCGAAGCGGCTCGGCTTCGACCGGGAGGACCGGATCGCCATCCAGTTCGCCGGGTCGAAGAAGAGCCTGGCCTCGGGGCTGCCGATGGCGAGCGTGCTGTTCGGGGCGCAGGCGTCCCTCGCCGTACTGCCGCTGATGCTCTTCCACCAGATGCAGCTGATGGTGTGCGCGGTGATCGCCAAGCGTCGGTCGCGCGACGCGCAGGAGGCGAGTCCGGCGAGCGGAGCGGTGTCACGGGAGCCCGCCGCGGTGAGCTGA
- the fdhD gene encoding formate dehydrogenase accessory sulfurtransferase FdhD: protein MGRVTERRRTIRIRDGAVATRPDTLVAEEPLEIRLNGRPLAITMRTPGDDFALAAGFLVSEGVIGDGSEVQSIVYCAGATAEGVNTYNVVDVKLAPGVAVPDITLERNVYTTSSCGLCGKASLDAVRTTTRHPIADTPPVRVEPALLSALPDRLRAAQRVFDRTGGLHAAALFSETGELLDIREDVGRHNAVDKLVGRALTDHRLPLSRAILLVSGRASFELAQKAVMAGIPMLAAVSAPSSLAVDLAAETGLTLVGFLRGPSMNVYAGEHRIAVEAPVGRG, encoded by the coding sequence ATGGGACGGGTCACCGAGCGTCGCCGCACCATCCGCATCCGGGACGGGGCCGTCGCCACCCGCCCCGACACGCTCGTCGCCGAGGAGCCCCTGGAGATCCGGCTCAACGGCAGGCCGCTCGCCATCACGATGCGCACACCGGGTGACGACTTCGCGCTGGCGGCGGGGTTCCTGGTGAGCGAGGGCGTCATCGGTGACGGCTCCGAGGTGCAGTCGATCGTCTACTGCGCCGGTGCGACGGCGGAGGGCGTCAACACGTACAACGTGGTGGATGTGAAGCTTGCCCCCGGTGTCGCGGTCCCCGACATCACGCTCGAACGCAATGTGTACACCACCTCGTCCTGCGGGCTGTGCGGCAAGGCGAGTCTCGACGCGGTACGCACCACGACCCGGCACCCCATCGCCGACACTCCCCCGGTCCGGGTCGAGCCCGCCCTGCTCTCCGCCCTCCCCGACCGGCTGCGCGCCGCACAGCGGGTCTTCGACCGGACCGGGGGGCTGCACGCGGCGGCGCTGTTCTCCGAGACCGGCGAACTGCTCGACATCCGGGAGGACGTCGGCCGGCACAACGCGGTCGACAAGCTGGTCGGCCGGGCCCTGACCGACCACCGGCTGCCGCTGTCCCGGGCGATTCTGCTGGTGTCGGGGCGGGCCTCGTTCGAGCTGGCCCAGAAGGCGGTGATGGCCGGGATCCCGATGCTCGCGGCAGTCTCGGCGCCGTCGTCCCTCGCCGTCGATCTGGCGGCCGAGACCGGACTGACCCTGGTCGGCTTTCTGCGGGGTCCGTCGATGAACGTGTACGCGGGCGAGCACCGCATCGCCGTGGAGGCGCCGGTCGGCCGGGGCTGA
- a CDS encoding beta-ketoacyl-ACP synthase III translates to MTGSRVVALGHYQPAKVLTNDDLAALVDTSDEWITSRVGIRTRHVGGPDEPVDEMAAHAGAKALAAAGLRPAEVDLVLVATSTAIDRSPSMSARVAARLGMGSPAVMDINVVCSGFTHALATADHAIRAGAAERVLVIGADKMADIADWTDRSTCVLLGDGAGAAVVVAEPDGGDRPGIGPVLWGSVPEMGNAVRIEGTPPRFAQEGQSVYRWATTQLPPIARKVCEKAGVAPEDLGAVVLHQANLRIIEPVARKIGAVNAVIARDVVDSGNTSAASIPMALSKLVERGEVHSGAPVLLFGFGGNLSYAGQVIRCP, encoded by the coding sequence ATGACCGGCTCACGTGTCGTGGCGCTCGGCCACTATCAGCCCGCCAAGGTGCTCACCAACGACGATCTGGCGGCCCTGGTCGATACCAGCGACGAGTGGATCACCAGTCGCGTCGGCATCAGGACCCGCCACGTCGGGGGGCCGGACGAGCCGGTGGACGAGATGGCAGCGCACGCGGGGGCCAAGGCGCTGGCCGCGGCGGGGCTGCGGCCGGCCGAGGTCGATCTGGTCCTGGTCGCCACCTCGACCGCGATCGACCGTTCACCGAGCATGTCGGCGCGCGTCGCCGCACGGCTCGGGATGGGCTCGCCCGCGGTGATGGACATCAACGTGGTCTGCTCCGGTTTCACCCATGCCCTCGCCACCGCCGACCACGCGATCCGGGCCGGGGCCGCCGAGCGCGTGCTGGTCATCGGCGCCGACAAGATGGCGGACATCGCCGACTGGACCGACCGCAGCACCTGCGTCCTGCTCGGCGACGGAGCCGGTGCGGCGGTCGTCGTCGCGGAGCCGGACGGGGGTGACCGGCCCGGGATCGGTCCCGTTCTGTGGGGTTCGGTGCCGGAGATGGGGAACGCGGTACGGATCGAGGGGACGCCGCCGCGGTTCGCGCAGGAAGGGCAGTCCGTCTACCGCTGGGCCACCACGCAGCTGCCGCCCATCGCCCGCAAGGTGTGCGAGAAGGCCGGTGTGGCGCCCGAGGATCTGGGGGCGGTGGTGCTGCACCAGGCCAATCTGAGGATCATCGAGCCGGTCGCCAGGAAGATCGGCGCGGTCAACGCGGTCATCGCCAGGGATGTCGTGGATTCCGGCAATACGTCCGCGGCCTCGATCCCGATGGCCCTGTCCAAGCTGGTGGAACGCGGCGAGGTCCACAGCGGCGCGCCGGTTCTGCTCTTCGGCTTCGGCGGGAATCTTTCGTACGCGGGCCAAGTGATCCGCTGCCCCTGA